A genome region from Osmerus mordax isolate fOsmMor3 chromosome 27, fOsmMor3.pri, whole genome shotgun sequence includes the following:
- the gpx7 gene encoding glutathione peroxidase 7: MLFGALTLCMFFCNLIDGKQKDFYTFKVVNSRGRLVSLDKYRGSVSLVVNVASECGFTEEHYRDLQQLQRDLGPYHFNVMAFPCNQFGQQEPGSDKEIDSFVRRVYDVSFPLFSKIAVVGTGANNIYKYLAEATGKEPDWNFWKYLIDVNGKVVDAWGPSVPVKEIRPKITEMIRRIILNKKEEL; encoded by the exons ATGCTTTTCGGAGCGCTAACATTATGTATGTTTTTCTGCAATCTTATCGATGGTAAACAAAAAGATTTTTACACTTTCAAGGTAGTTAATAGCAGAGGAAGATTAGTGTCTCTGGACAAATACAGGGGTTCG GTGTCCCTAGTGGTGAATGTAGCCAGTGAGTGTGGTTTCACAGAGGAGCATTACAGAGACCTACAGCAGCTGCAGCGGGACTTAGGGCCGTACCACTTCAACGTGATGGCCTTCCCCTGCAACCAGTTTGGTCAGCAGGAGCCTGGTAGTGACAAGGAGATTGACAGCTTTGTGCGTCGTGTCTATGATGTCTCCTTTCCACTTTTTAGCAAAATTGCTGTGGTTGGAACCGGGGCTAACAACATTTATAAGTACCTTGCAG AGGCAACTGGGAAGGAACCTGACTGGAATTTCTGGAAGTATCTCATTGATGTAAATGGAAAGGTAGTTGATGCATGGGGGCCAAGTGTTCCTGTCAAAGAAATCAGACCCAAAATCACGGAAATGATACGCCGGATCATCTTAAATAAGAAAGAAGAACTTTAA